The following are encoded in a window of Funiculus sociatus GB2-C1 genomic DNA:
- a CDS encoding NB-ARC domain-containing protein yields MDIAEVLKLADELLFTHTGEHLDHLQKIILKGTLQGQKYAQIASENHLSEGHVRDTASELWHALSDVLGEDVNKLNARNILEKIIISNSGSIGYLVNGNKVSICSKQKRSPKSSFLSKPTANKPYLDIDTAPEITAFYGRKDEVNTLKTWLTQERLRIIILVGIVGIGKTTLAVELIEEIQTEFEYIVYRSLRFCPTIDIFLTDLLQTFNISSILPNALGRKVDLLLNFLRKHRCLIIIDDLQMLFQPGQFAGQYQAEFEGYYLLFKQIAELSHGSSLVLITSQQPEDAITTRHKFTRCLKLAGLGESAKQILRDKELSDEQM; encoded by the coding sequence ATGGACATTGCAGAAGTCTTGAAACTCGCTGATGAACTGCTCTTCACCCATACAGGCGAACATCTAGACCATCTGCAAAAAATAATTCTTAAAGGTACTTTACAAGGTCAGAAATACGCCCAAATTGCCTCGGAAAACCATTTAAGTGAAGGTCATGTTCGAGATACTGCATCGGAATTATGGCACGCTTTATCCGATGTTTTAGGGGAAGATGTTAATAAATTAAATGCACGGAATATTTTAGAGAAAATTATTATCTCTAACAGTGGCTCAATTGGATATTTGGTAAATGGCAATAAAGTAAGTATTTGTTCAAAACAAAAGCGTTCGCCTAAATCTTCTTTTCTATCCAAGCCAACTGCAAACAAACCCTACTTAGACATAGATACCGCCCCAGAAATTACCGCTTTTTACGGACGAAAAGATGAAGTCAACACTTTAAAAACCTGGCTAACTCAAGAGCGTCTCCGAATCATTATCTTAGTAGGTATTGTAGGAATTGGCAAAACGACGCTTGCCGTGGAACTAATTGAAGAAATCCAAACAGAATTTGAATATATTGTTTATCGCAGTCTCCGATTTTGTCCAACTATCGATATTTTTTTAACTGACTTACTGCAAACGTTTAATATCTCCTCCATTCTTCCCAATGCTCTCGGTCGTAAAGTCGATTTATTGCTGAATTTTTTACGCAAACATCGCTGTTTAATTATTATTGATGATTTGCAGATGTTGTTTCAGCCAGGGCAATTTGCTGGTCAATATCAAGCAGAATTTGAGGGATATTATCTTTTATTTAAACAAATTGCAGAATTGTCTCATGGAAGTAGTTTAGTATTGATTACTAGCCAACAACCAGAAGATGCGATCACTACTCGCCATAAATTCACCCGCTGCTTAAAACTCGCTGGTTTGGGAGAGTCTGCTAAACAAATATTAAGGGATAAAGAACTGTCAGACGAACAGATGTGA